GATTCACCTTGAGCGCGGCCTGATACTCCGCCAGAGCTCCGGCCACGTCGCCCTGCGCGGCCTTCTGCTGTCCGCGCAGAATGTCCACGCGCACCTGCATATCGGGCGTGTCTTTCAGCACGTGCCAGTCAGGATCGATGCTGATTCTGCTCGGCTCACCAAAGGTCTCAATGTCAAACGGAGTGCTGTTGCCCACCACCTGTACTACGTGATTCACTGTCTTGCCCTGCGTCTCAATGCGCACATCCACCGGCATGTTCAACAGGTCAAGCTGCTGCTCAATCGCGCCCACGGTGCGAAAACCCTTGCCGTTGCCGAGGCGGTAGACATCCCACTTCGTTTTGAAATCGGGCGCGCCGGTGCCGTCGAGCCACTCGGCAAAAAAGGGAACCAGATTCTGCTGCGTATGCGCCTCGGCGGCTTTTTCAAATTGCGCGGTGCTCACATCCTTGCCCGCATATTCGGTGAGCACGGCCTGCAACGCTTTGTTGAAGCTGTCATTGCCCATGACCCAGCGCAGCATGTGAAAGACCATGGCGCCCTTCTCAAAGGTCATCGACTGAAACTGCGGTGAGAAGGCCCCGAGCCGTCCCGCGCTGGTGAGCGGCGTGGTGTCATAGGCCAGCGCTCCGGCGGCTACGTCCTGAATGGCGTTTGCGAGCGCGCCTTCGCCGTCCTGATACTCCAGATACAACAGCTCGGCATAGGTACACATGCCGTTGGTGATCCAGGCATCGTTGAGCGTGGCCGGACTCACCTCGGCGCTCCACCACTGGTGCGCGATGGTGTTGGCCAGCAGGCGAGCGTCATTGCCGCCGCCGATGTGCGCGCTGGCGATGGCCGCGATCCCGGGCGCCCAGTAGGCGGGCACTGTGCCGTTGGGCAGCTCCACAATATTGAGCGTGTTTGACGGCGGCTCGCCAAATGTACTCGTGAAAAAGGCAAATTCATCGAGCGCCGAGGTGCCGTAGCTGCCCTCGGCAGCCTTCTGGTGCGCGGGCGAGACGTAAAGATGAATATTTGCCGCCTGCGGATCAGGCACATCGACCCACTTGCCCACGAGAATGGTGCCGGGAAAGCTGGGCTTCGTCCACGCGAAGTCGTACTCGCGCATGCCGCTGGCGTCTGTCTTGCTGATGGCAACGGCTCCGCTGCCCACCACGGTGTAGCCGCTGGGCACGGTGATGTGCAGGGTCGCGGTGAAGCGGTCGGTCAGGTAGCCGTCCATGGGGAACCACGCGCCGCCATAGAGCAGGTAGCTGGTGTCCGCGTCGATCTTCGCAAGCGTCAGCCCCGGCACCGGGCCTGAAGTTGCGCTGCCGTCGAGCTGGCCCGCGTAGGTGAAGGTCCACGTATAGCTCTGCCCCTTCACCAGCGGCGTAGCGGGCGTGAGCAGCAGCGTGTCATTGGGTCCGCGCTCGCCGGGAATGGCGTTGCCGCTGGCATCGGCCACCTTCTGCACGCGCAGCGCGTCATGCAGTACAAAGCTCGCGGTGGGCAGATCGGCCGTGGGCGTGAAGGTGACCTGCGCGGTGGCCGCGAGGGAGTGCCGGGCCGGCTGCACCGTTGCGTCGATGACGTAGCCGGTCACATCGACCAGCGGCGTGCCCGATTGCGCCGCGTATTGCGCGCGCGCCGACGTGGCGGCCAGCAGCATGCACGCCCCTGCCACGCAGTACCGGATTGCCCCTCGCACGCTCATGCCGTCATCTCACTCTACTCAATGCGGCGCGGCGTTGCAGCATCTCATGCGCTACTTTGGTCACGCGTGCGATGGCGCTGCTGCCGGGGGTGGAGAGCTTCGCACGAACCTCCGCGAGCCCGGTCATCATCTGCTCGCGGGCGCGATCGCTGGCCACGAGCGGCTGCATCTCCCGCACGATGTTGGCGGCGGTGAAGTCATCCTGAATCAGTTCGGGCACCACGCGCCGGTCGGCAATCAGGTTGGCCATGGCCACATGCGGCACCGTAACCACGCGCCTGGCGATGGCATAGCTGAGCGGCGAGACGCGATAGACCACCACAAAGGGATTTCCGATCAGCGCGGCCTCCACCGTAGCCGTGCCGCTGGCCACGATGCTCGCGCGCGCGTGATGCAGCGTGGCGCGGGCGTCCGCCACGACGGTGATGCGGGGGGCCTGGTCATGTGCGGCGTCATGGGCCGAAGCCGTGAGCGCGGCGAGCATCTGCCGCACATGGCCGCGCTGCGCCTCGGTGAGTGTGGGCGCGAGCGGCAGCACGTATTCGTGCTCATGGCCGAGCTGCTTTGCGGCGGCGATCATCTCGGGCAGGTTGAGGCGAATCTCTTTGCCGCGGCTGCCTGGCAGCAGGCCCACCCAGTGCTTCGCTGGGTCGAGATGGTGCGCGGCGGCAAACTCCGCGCGCGTGATGGTGGGCAGCGGCACCTCGGTGAGCGGATGCCCGACAAAGTCGGCCTGCACGCCGTGGCCCTGATAAAACGCCTCTTCAAACGGGAAGATGACCAGCATGCGATCCACATAGCGCTGCACCTTGCGGATGCGGTACTTCTTCCACGCCCAGAGCTGCGGCGAGACAAAGTAGAGCACCGGCGTGCCCTGCTCATGCAGCGTGCGCGCCAGCGACAGATTGACGTCAGGAAAGTCGATAAGAATGGCGAGATCGGGCTTGCGCTCGATGATGGAGCGCTTCAGCTTGAGGTATTCGCCATAGATGCGCGGCAGGTGGCGCACCACTTCGGTGATGCCCATGACGGCGACATCTTCAGCGCGCACAATGCGCTCCATGCCGAGCGCCTGCATGCGCTGCCCGCCCAGGCCAAAGAAGCGCGCATCGGCATAAAGCGCGCGCAGCGCCGGAATGAGCGCGGCACCGTAGTGCTCGCCCGAGGCTTCGCCGGCCGAGAGAAAGATATTGGGAGCAGAGGACATCGGCTGCCCCTATTGTATTGGGACTCGCCGTCCGGGCATACGCGCCTTCGGCGCCAGGGCGTGCCGGGGTTGTGGTCAGTTGTTAGTCCCCAGTTGTCAGTCCACAGTTGTCAGTGATCGGTTGCCAGCTCTCAGCGCGCTGTCCAACGGTTTTCTTTCGTCAGCGCTCAACCTTTTCCTCGCGTCATTCTGAGGCCTGTTTTTGGCCGAAGAATCCCGGCGATTCCGCGCGTACCGATGCCATCTCAGGTTTCTCCCATCCTGCCGGCAAGTGCGTGGGAGAAACTTTGAGCCGTATTCGCTGCCGAAACATTGCCGGGATTCTTCGCCTTCGGCTCAGAATGACGCATCGTTGAGAGGGACTGGTAACTGGGGACTGGCCACTGGGGACCGGTAACCGCCCGCTGACAACTGACAACCGGGGACTGACAACTGTTCACTGCCCGTGCTGATACACCCGCACCCAGTCCACCAGCATGGTGGCGGGGAACTTCGTCGTGGCGTCAGGATTGCCCGGCCAGCCGCCGCCAACGGCGAGGTTGAGGATGAAGAAATATTTGCCGTCATCAAAGGGCCAGCGCGCGCCCGGCGGCAGGTCGGCCGGGGTTTCGGTGGCGTAGATGTTCCTGGGGCTATCGACGTAGAACTCGACCTTCTTTGGCGACCAGATCATGCCGTAGACGTGGAACTTCTTATAGAAGTTCGCGTGGCTGGGCAGGGAATAGCGGTGGGTGATAATGTGCCCGATGAAGCCGGGGCCGTGTACCGAGCCATAGACGGTCGCGGGCGTCTTGCCGATGTTCTCCATGATGTCGAACTCCCCGCACTTCGGCCAGCCAACCTGCTCGATGTTGTCGCCGAGCATCCAGAAGGCCGGCCACATGCCCTGCCCGCGCGGAATCTTGATGCGCGCCTCCATGCGCCCGTACGCGAAGCTCCTGAGGCCCTCGGTCTTGAGCCGCGCCGAGGTGTAGACGCCGGGCCGTGGCTCGCGCGCCGCGATGTGCAGCTTGCCGTGGCTCACCCACACGTTCGGCTGCCGCGCGTGGCAGGGGCCGCGGTTCGAGCCGTATCCGCAATAGGTTTCGAGCTCCCGGTTGCCGTCTTTGCGCGGGCCGGTGTCGTAGGTCCAGTTGGACGGGTTGGGCTGGCGGCTCGACTGGCGAAAGTTGTCGGCCCACACCAGATGCCACGCTGCGGTGGCGGATGTGCCGGGCGATGCGGGCGCGGCCAGCACGGCAGCGGGAGAGAGGGCGAGCAGCAGCAGGGGCAGCAGACGGAGCGGGCGCAGGAGTGTCATGTTCATAGGCGGAAGAAACAGCCACTTGTTTATACCCTGCGGGAGGGTGCGTCTGGCAAGAGCGTGCTTCGATCTCGTTCATAAAACAAACCATTGTCTCTGCAGCCCGCTCGCACATGGCCTTGAGGTCAAAGCCGTCCTGGCCGTAGCCGGGGGTCTCCCATGGCCTGGAGGCCTGGGCGGCTTTGCGCTCGGCCTCCTTTTGCGGAATGAGGTCGCGGCGCAGCAGCGGCAGCAGAGCCTGTGAGAGCGTGGGGGCGCGGCGTTCTTCGGCTCGGCGCTGCTCTTCGGCGGACTCGCGCTCAAGCTCAACCATGAGTTTGATGAGCGAGACGCTGCCTTCGCAGAGCTTGTCCGCATAGGCATTGGCAATCTCTTTTTCGCGCTCGTGCACGGCGGCGAGCAGCGCCTGCGCGAAGCTGCGGCGCGACCAGACGGAGGCGAGAGCTTCGTCTGGCTCGCCGTTTTGGTCGTAGTCGCGCAGCGGATCGTAGGAGGGGTCGAAGACCGCGCCGGGAGCGGGGAAATGCGGCGCAGTGGACGCGGGCCGCGCCGTGTAGGGGCTGTCTTCGTGCGGCTCGCCGGCCATGCTGTCGGGGATCTCTTCGGGATTCATGCCGTGCTCCTTGCTGCTGCCTGATGCTGCGATCTGGCGCTGCGACCTGGCTTGCTTCTTGCTGAAAAAGCGAACGGGACGCCGCGTGTGCAGGCGTCCCGTT
The DNA window shown above is from Acidobacterium capsulatum ATCC 51196 and carries:
- a CDS encoding glycoside hydrolase family 16 protein; the protein is MTLLRPLRLLPLLLLALSPAAVLAAPASPGTSATAAWHLVWADNFRQSSRQPNPSNWTYDTGPRKDGNRELETYCGYGSNRGPCHARQPNVWVSHGKLHIAAREPRPGVYTSARLKTEGLRSFAYGRMEARIKIPRGQGMWPAFWMLGDNIEQVGWPKCGEFDIMENIGKTPATVYGSVHGPGFIGHIITHRYSLPSHANFYKKFHVYGMIWSPKKVEFYVDSPRNIYATETPADLPPGARWPFDDGKYFFILNLAVGGGWPGNPDATTKFPATMLVDWVRVYQHGQ
- the lpxB gene encoding lipid-A-disaccharide synthase, with the translated sequence MSSAPNIFLSAGEASGEHYGAALIPALRALYADARFFGLGGQRMQALGMERIVRAEDVAVMGITEVVRHLPRIYGEYLKLKRSIIERKPDLAILIDFPDVNLSLARTLHEQGTPVLYFVSPQLWAWKKYRIRKVQRYVDRMLVIFPFEEAFYQGHGVQADFVGHPLTEVPLPTITRAEFAAAHHLDPAKHWVGLLPGSRGKEIRLNLPEMIAAAKQLGHEHEYVLPLAPTLTEAQRGHVRQMLAALTASAHDAAHDQAPRITVVADARATLHHARASIVASGTATVEAALIGNPFVVVYRVSPLSYAIARRVVTVPHVAMANLIADRRVVPELIQDDFTAANIVREMQPLVASDRAREQMMTGLAEVRAKLSTPGSSAIARVTKVAHEMLQRRAALSRVR
- a CDS encoding tetratricopeptide repeat protein, whose protein sequence is MLLAATSARAQYAAQSGTPLVDVTGYVIDATVQPARHSLAATAQVTFTPTADLPTASFVLHDALRVQKVADASGNAIPGERGPNDTLLLTPATPLVKGQSYTWTFTYAGQLDGSATSGPVPGLTLAKIDADTSYLLYGGAWFPMDGYLTDRFTATLHITVPSGYTVVGSGAVAISKTDASGMREYDFAWTKPSFPGTILVGKWVDVPDPQAANIHLYVSPAHQKAAEGSYGTSALDEFAFFTSTFGEPPSNTLNIVELPNGTVPAYWAPGIAAIASAHIGGGNDARLLANTIAHQWWSAEVSPATLNDAWITNGMCTYAELLYLEYQDGEGALANAIQDVAAGALAYDTTPLTSAGRLGAFSPQFQSMTFEKGAMVFHMLRWVMGNDSFNKALQAVLTEYAGKDVSTAQFEKAAEAHTQQNLVPFFAEWLDGTGAPDFKTKWDVYRLGNGKGFRTVGAIEQQLDLLNMPVDVRIETQGKTVNHVVQVVGNSTPFDIETFGEPSRISIDPDWHVLKDTPDMQVRVDILRGQQKAAQGDVAGALAEYQAALKVNPQSSLASFRMGELLFAQHDYQAAVNAYRDALSGDNQPKWTEAWSHIEIGKIFDITGQRDRAVNEYRQALETHDNTSGAMNEARHDIQVPYKLPGAGS